From Juglans regia cultivar Chandler chromosome 6, Walnut 2.0, whole genome shotgun sequence, the proteins below share one genomic window:
- the LOC108993283 gene encoding SUPPRESSOR OF GAMMA RESPONSE 1: protein MAGPSWLIDSNRIATKIKSASGTCHPERIAWKSNPARACPNCQFTIDNSDVVQEWPGLPRGVKFDPSDQEIIWHLLAKGGVRDVKPHPFIDEFIPTVEEDDGICYTHPQNLPGVKQDGSVCHFFHRAIKAYNTGTRKRRKIHGDDFGDVRWHKTGKTKPVILDGVQRGCKKIMVLYVSMVRGGKPEKTNWVMHQYHLGTGEDEKDGEYVISKIFYQQQQQVKQGDKTDQDFPESTEPMMGKVDPVTPKSTTPDPPRAERRCSDYDLGLDIPVTCAVPDAQHAETVCIENEVQPEHEKPDYDDQNKMENHAGEVVDNNDVYAEEDPKWWDSESQNLLDSQQLVEGLSLCDDLLQSQSPNRDGNWNGAGKSKPRLADYAQLGPEDLKKDLEECQNLALDPANIELDTPPEFRLSQLEFGSQESFLAWGGSRVID from the exons ATGGCtgg ACCATCATGGTTGATAGACAGTAATAGAATCGCCACAAAAATCAAGAGTGCATCTGGAACTTGTCATCCTGAAAGAATTGCATGGAAGAGTAACCCTGCAAGAGCTTGTCCCAATTGCCAGTTTACAATTGACAACAGTGAT GTTGTTCAAGAGTGGCCTGGATTACCTAGAGGTGTGAAGTTTGATCCATCTGATCAAGAGATCATCTGGCACTTACTTGCAAAAGGTGGAGTCAGGGATGTAAAGCCCCATCCTTTTATTGATGAGTTTATCCCAACTGTTGAAGAAGATGATGGAATCTGTTATACCCACCCTCAGAATTTACCAG gTGTCAAGCAAGATGGAAGTGTATGTCATTTTTTTCATAGAGCGATCAAGGCCTACAATACAGGAACCCGAAAGCGTAGAAAGATTCATGGTGATGATTTTGGTGATGTCCGCTGGCACAAGACCGGTAAGACCAAACCAGTGATCTTGGATGGGGTTCAAAGAGGGTGTAAGAAAATTATGGTTCTGTACGTGAGCATGGTCAGAGGAGGTAAACCTGAGAAAACTAACTGGGTGATGCATCAATATCACTTGGGAACAGGTGAAGATGAAAAGGATGGGGAGTATGTtatctctaaaatattttatcagcAACAGCAGCAAGTCAAGCAGGGTGATAAAACTGACCAAGATTTCCCTGAAAGCACTGAGCCGATGATGGGAAAAGTGGATCCTGTCACACCCAAGTCCACGACTCCTGACCCTCCTCGTGCTGAAAGGCGTTGTTCAGATTATGACCTTGGGCTGGATATTCCTGTTACTTGTGCAGTTCCTGATGCCCAG CATGCTGAGACTGTTTGCATTGAAAATGAGGTTCAACCTGAACATGAAAAGCCTGATtatgatgatcaaaacaagatggAAAATCATGCCGGTGAAGTGGTGGATAATAATGATGTTTATGCTGAGGAAGATCCAAAATGGTGGGACAGTGAGTCACAGAATCTTTTGGATTCTCAACAACTTGTGGAAGGGCTGTCTCTTTGTGATGATCTACTTCAGAGCCAGTCTCCAAATAGGGATGGAAATTGGAATGGAGCAGGGAAGAGCAAGCCCCGTCTAGCTGATTATGCTCAATTAGGACCGGAGGATTTAAAGAAGGATCTAGAGGAGTGCCAAAATCTTGCTCTCGATCCAGCTAACATAGAACTTGATACACCTCCAGAATTTCGACTGAGCCAGCTT GAATTTGGATCGCAAGAAAGTTTTCTAGCTTGGGGTGGGAGCAGGGTGATTGACTGA
- the LOC108993278 gene encoding uncharacterized protein LOC108993278: MKMSSATIGGSKRRLSTRGLGGVLREQRAKLYIIRRCVVMLLCWHD, from the coding sequence ATGAAGATGAGCAGTGCGACCATTGGAGGGTCCAAGAGAAGGCTATCTACTAGAGGACTTGGAGGGGTCCTCAGAGAGCAGAGGGCTAAGCTATACATAATCAGGAGATGTGTAGTTATGCTCCTTTGTTGGCATGATTGA